In one Bacteroides intestinalis DSM 17393 genomic region, the following are encoded:
- a CDS encoding GH92 family glycosyl hydrolase has translation MDDESRLSYIDTRVGTAPSATHTAGLFGKDTEEYGQTLPAVLEPNGMNFWTAQTRDTEQKCIAPYYYADSLLQGFRNSHWIVGGCTQDYGSMTLMPLFGTLRCQPEARSTRFSHAEEMATPAYYRVSLPDENIFAEMTGRSRSAIFRFTYGKAGKGYLVVNPNSDEGQGYICIDTLNNQIYGYNPVHRIYQGWGKPAGYNGHFIVQLQKKLTGYGVFRGDSLSPGVIRIGDAAQIGAYVEFNVAEGEEVLVKAASSFTDRDGVLQNLKAEIPHWDFGQTCTDLRQIWEKHLSAIDVETEQLADKEMFYGAFYRASFLPHTFNDVDGRYPSFANGTPIRQLPEGETYYEDYSMWDTYRALHPMINLLFPTKGGDMMQSLVHKYEQGGWLPIFPCWNSYTAAMIGDHCISAISDAYCKGIRNFDVDKAYEGMRKNAFEVPSNPDEYKNGMGRRALASYLEYGYIPLEDGVPDAFHTKEQVSRTLEYAYDDFALAQMAKALGKTDDYQALIQRAANYRNVIDSRTGYAQGRHADGTFLNDANAFNFARFITEGAPCHYTWYVPQDPYGLMDCMGGKDKYVAKLDSMFSEQRYWHGNEPCHQVAYMFNYAGEPWKTQRAVRHIMETEYLNEPGGLSGNDDAGQMSAWYMFAAMGFYPVCPGTPYCLLASPSFPSFTLNLENGNTFTVKARNASQKNIYIQSATLNGKPYTRNYITHQDIVNGGVMEFVMGDEPNKEWGAGAENCPPEVM, from the coding sequence ATGGATGATGAGTCGCGGTTATCCTATATCGACACCCGCGTCGGCACTGCCCCCAGTGCCACCCATACAGCCGGATTGTTCGGCAAAGATACCGAAGAATACGGGCAAACTCTTCCAGCAGTACTCGAACCCAACGGAATGAACTTCTGGACTGCGCAGACGCGTGATACGGAACAAAAATGTATAGCTCCCTATTATTATGCAGATTCCCTGCTGCAAGGTTTCCGTAACTCCCATTGGATTGTGGGCGGATGTACGCAGGATTACGGTTCTATGACCCTGATGCCCCTCTTCGGTACATTACGTTGTCAGCCGGAAGCACGTTCCACCCGTTTCTCGCATGCCGAGGAAATGGCGACTCCCGCCTATTATAGGGTTTCTCTACCGGATGAGAATATCTTTGCTGAAATGACGGGCCGTTCGCGTTCCGCTATCTTTCGTTTCACCTACGGAAAAGCAGGAAAAGGTTATTTGGTGGTGAATCCCAACAGTGATGAAGGTCAGGGATACATCTGCATCGATACCCTCAACAATCAGATCTACGGATACAATCCCGTTCACCGCATTTATCAGGGCTGGGGAAAACCGGCAGGGTATAACGGACATTTCATCGTTCAGCTGCAAAAGAAGCTGACGGGGTACGGTGTGTTCAGGGGAGATTCCCTGTCTCCAGGTGTCATCCGGATAGGTGATGCGGCCCAGATAGGTGCTTATGTAGAATTTAATGTAGCTGAAGGCGAAGAAGTGCTGGTAAAAGCTGCTTCCTCCTTTACCGACCGGGACGGTGTTTTGCAAAACCTGAAGGCTGAAATCCCTCATTGGGATTTCGGTCAGACTTGCACAGATTTGAGACAGATCTGGGAAAAACACCTCTCTGCCATTGATGTAGAAACCGAACAGCTTGCGGACAAGGAAATGTTTTACGGTGCTTTCTATCGTGCCTCTTTCTTGCCGCATACATTCAATGATGTAGATGGGCGTTATCCCTCTTTTGCAAATGGAACCCCGATACGGCAACTTCCTGAAGGAGAAACGTATTATGAAGATTACAGCATGTGGGATACCTACCGTGCCCTGCATCCAATGATAAATCTGCTTTTCCCGACCAAGGGCGGAGATATGATGCAATCTCTGGTGCATAAATATGAGCAAGGTGGGTGGCTACCCATTTTCCCTTGCTGGAATAGCTATACCGCCGCTATGATAGGCGATCATTGTATCTCCGCCATCAGTGATGCCTACTGTAAGGGCATTCGTAATTTCGATGTGGATAAGGCTTATGAAGGAATGCGTAAGAATGCTTTTGAAGTTCCTTCCAACCCAGATGAATATAAAAACGGTATGGGGCGCCGTGCCCTGGCTTCTTATCTGGAATATGGATATATTCCTCTTGAAGACGGTGTACCCGATGCATTCCACACGAAAGAACAAGTGTCGCGTACTCTGGAATATGCTTATGATGACTTTGCCCTTGCACAGATGGCGAAAGCTCTGGGTAAGACAGATGATTACCAGGCATTGATACAGCGTGCTGCCAATTATCGCAATGTGATTGATTCCCGTACCGGATATGCCCAGGGACGTCATGCCGATGGTACTTTCCTGAATGATGCCAATGCTTTCAATTTCGCCCGTTTCATTACTGAGGGCGCTCCTTGCCATTATACCTGGTATGTGCCGCAAGATCCGTACGGGTTGATGGATTGTATGGGAGGCAAGGATAAATATGTAGCCAAACTGGATTCCATGTTCAGCGAACAGCGTTACTGGCATGGAAATGAGCCCTGTCATCAGGTTGCTTATATGTTCAATTATGCAGGCGAGCCTTGGAAAACTCAACGTGCCGTCCGGCATATTATGGAAACGGAATATCTGAATGAACCGGGTGGACTTTCCGGTAATGACGATGCCGGACAGATGTCGGCCTGGTATATGTTTGCCGCTATGGGGTTCTATCCGGTATGTCCCGGTACCCCGTATTGTCTACTTGCCAGCCCCTCATTCCCCAGCTTTACGCTGAATCTTGAGAATGGAAATACATTCACCGTGAAAGCCCGTAATGCGTCGCAGAAGAATATTTATATCCAGTCGGCAACACTAAATGGAAAGCCTTATACACGGAATTATATTACCCATCAGGATATAGTGAATGGTGGTGTGATGGAGTTTGTAATGGGGGATGAACCGAATAAAGAGTGGGGAGCGGGAGCAGAAAACTGTCCGCCGGAAGTAATGTAG
- a CDS encoding glycoside hydrolase family 28 protein, with product MRVKAFLFALCCILLLGACGTPKTGGTVYNIMDYGAKGDGVTDDAAAIQTAINQCSKSGGGTVLVPAGRTFMCSPFHLASFVELHLEPNSCLLANPDEAAYTLSAFRDNRGEGMMWIYGQDLKEVSITGTGTIDGNGVSFMGKELEDSYELKPVTDFDPRPHVLTLINIEKTVIRDVTIRNSAYWTVHLIGCNDASIDGISILNNLKIRNGDGIDVDHSKNVRIANCHIESGDDCICLKNRREFEEYGSCEDIVVTNCTMVSRSCAIKIGSENMDKINNVLFNNCIIKNSNRGIGIQNRDEGTVTNVIFSNMIVDCMFYSDVWWGKAEPIYVTSYPRAVGNHKDAGWRFPKGATEGRCGEVSRIYFTNIKCTSENGIFVGGDTQDKVNHIYFENVDLLLQKRTAYEGGIYDKRPCVGEGFIHDKTYGFYIDTASDILIDDCTVTWGDIRPDQAAEGIGQKDVRNLKGNLNSSRR from the coding sequence ATGAGAGTAAAAGCATTCTTGTTTGCCCTATGCTGTATCTTGCTGTTAGGGGCTTGCGGTACTCCGAAGACTGGAGGAACTGTTTACAATATTATGGATTACGGAGCCAAAGGTGACGGCGTGACCGATGACGCCGCTGCTATACAAACCGCTATCAACCAGTGTTCCAAGTCGGGTGGCGGAACGGTACTTGTTCCGGCGGGGCGTACTTTCATGTGCAGTCCTTTCCATCTTGCCTCGTTTGTAGAACTGCACCTGGAACCTAATTCCTGCCTGCTTGCCAATCCCGATGAGGCTGCCTATACCCTGAGCGCTTTCCGCGATAACCGTGGTGAAGGCATGATGTGGATTTATGGTCAAGACCTGAAAGAGGTATCTATCACCGGAACAGGAACTATAGACGGAAACGGTGTCTCCTTTATGGGCAAGGAACTGGAAGATTCTTACGAGCTGAAACCGGTGACCGACTTTGATCCCCGTCCGCATGTGCTGACGCTTATCAATATAGAGAAGACAGTGATTCGTGATGTAACCATCCGCAACAGTGCCTATTGGACGGTTCATCTCATTGGTTGCAACGATGCCTCCATTGATGGCATCTCTATTCTGAACAATCTGAAGATACGCAATGGCGACGGCATCGATGTAGACCATTCCAAGAATGTGCGCATTGCCAATTGCCATATAGAATCAGGTGATGACTGTATCTGCCTGAAGAACCGCCGCGAGTTTGAGGAGTACGGTTCGTGCGAAGACATTGTGGTAACTAACTGTACCATGGTCTCCCGTTCCTGTGCCATCAAGATCGGTTCGGAAAATATGGATAAGATTAATAACGTACTGTTCAATAACTGTATTATTAAGAATAGCAACCGCGGCATCGGTATTCAGAACCGGGATGAAGGAACGGTTACCAACGTAATTTTCTCTAATATGATTGTGGATTGCATGTTCTACTCGGATGTCTGGTGGGGAAAGGCGGAACCCATTTACGTGACTTCTTATCCGCGTGCCGTAGGCAATCATAAGGATGCCGGTTGGCGCTTTCCGAAGGGAGCTACCGAAGGACGTTGCGGAGAGGTGAGCCGTATTTATTTCACAAATATCAAGTGTACCAGCGAGAACGGTATTTTTGTAGGCGGGGATACACAAGACAAGGTGAACCATATCTACTTTGAAAACGTAGATCTGCTGTTGCAGAAACGTACTGCCTATGAGGGCGGTATTTATGATAAACGTCCGTGCGTAGGCGAAGGATTTATCCATGATAAGACGTATGGGTTCTATATCGATACGGCATCCGATATCCTGATAGATGATTGTACGGTTACTTGGGGAGATATCCGTCCCGATCAGGCAGCTGAAGGTATTGGACAGAAGGATGTTCGTAATCTGAAAGGTAACTTAAATTCGTCACGAAGATGA
- a CDS encoding histidine-type phosphatase, translated as MRQCIIFILYLLCTFTARSQSVLTPEQTGSIYYAYPAPPSVHTPAPAGYEPFYISHYGRHGSRWMTADERYTEVICVFDSLYQCSGLTPLGMDVRQRLHKVWEDARGCSGSITPLGERQHREIAERMYHNFPQVFREDAFVDARSSTSLRCAMSMSYFTERLKELNPALHVERRAYHRYMDYIAYTSPEGEKFSSEKASWRRGFREFEKKNVRPGRLMASLFVKPDAIADPDAMMRSLYWIAADMQNVELDLSFYDIFEYEELVGIWKTVNARMYVCNAAAPLNGGLMPRCAVPLLRNILESADVAIMKGTPAADLRFGHDTHLIRLLALMQIEGCSNQEADMEKFHLAWQDYRVSPMGANLQIIFYRDKKNDILVKFLLNECEVTLPLKNKTAPYYSWKEVKTFLAGVLE; from the coding sequence ATGAGACAATGCATAATTTTTATATTGTATTTACTGTGTACTTTCACCGCCCGTTCCCAGTCCGTATTGACGCCGGAGCAGACAGGGAGTATTTATTATGCTTATCCTGCCCCTCCATCTGTCCATACCCCTGCTCCGGCAGGATACGAGCCTTTCTATATCAGTCACTACGGTCGTCATGGCTCCCGTTGGATGACAGCGGATGAACGTTATACGGAAGTCATCTGTGTTTTTGATTCCCTTTATCAATGTTCTGGGCTTACTCCTCTTGGCATGGATGTCCGTCAGCGTCTGCACAAGGTTTGGGAAGATGCCCGCGGATGTAGTGGAAGTATTACTCCCCTTGGCGAACGTCAACATCGTGAGATAGCTGAACGCATGTATCACAATTTTCCGCAAGTATTCCGGGAAGATGCTTTCGTAGACGCCCGTTCGTCCACTTCTCTGCGTTGTGCTATGAGCATGAGCTATTTTACGGAACGCTTGAAAGAACTGAATCCTGCCTTGCATGTGGAGCGTAGGGCTTACCATCGGTATATGGATTATATAGCTTACACCTCTCCCGAAGGTGAGAAGTTTTCTTCAGAGAAAGCTTCATGGAGACGTGGGTTCAGGGAATTTGAAAAGAAGAATGTTCGTCCCGGACGCCTGATGGCTTCCCTGTTTGTGAAACCTGATGCGATAGCTGATCCGGATGCCATGATGCGCAGCCTCTATTGGATTGCTGCCGATATGCAGAATGTAGAGTTGGATTTGTCTTTCTATGATATCTTTGAATACGAGGAGTTGGTGGGTATTTGGAAGACGGTGAATGCTCGCATGTACGTGTGTAATGCTGCTGCTCCGCTCAATGGCGGTCTGATGCCTCGCTGTGCTGTGCCTTTGTTGCGCAATATTCTGGAAAGTGCGGATGTTGCTATAATGAAAGGTACTCCTGCGGCAGATCTCCGTTTCGGGCATGATACCCACCTCATCCGTCTGCTTGCTTTGATGCAAATAGAAGGATGTAGCAATCAGGAGGCGGATATGGAAAAATTCCATCTTGCCTGGCAAGATTATCGGGTCTCTCCTATGGGAGCCAATCTGCAAATCATTTTCTATCGTGATAAGAAGAATGATATACTGGTGAAATTCCTGTTGAATGAATGTGAAGTGACGCTACCGTTGAAGAATAAAACTGCTCCTTATTATTCATGGAAGGAAGTTAAAACTTTTCTGGCTGGAGTACTGGAGTAG
- a CDS encoding HU family DNA-binding protein has protein sequence MSLEYDLYETPDIQQTGEQQPLHPRVVFKGTIGREGFLDRVHKFTGLSRSLLAGAMQSFQDELRDLLADGWIVEMGEMGYFSVSLQGPPVMNKKDVHAQSIKLKNINYRPSSRFKKEVHWKIKPERGESFTRPNREERDAEKCLKIINSHLAKYPCLTRADYCRLTGCSKKLALKELNGFIADGLLIRYGAGKQVVYGKVQQ, from the coding sequence ATGAGCTTAGAATACGACCTTTACGAAACTCCCGACATACAGCAGACCGGCGAGCAACAACCGCTCCATCCCCGCGTAGTTTTCAAAGGAACCATCGGTCGGGAAGGATTTCTGGACCGCGTTCACAAATTCACAGGTTTGAGCCGCAGCCTGCTCGCAGGTGCCATGCAGTCTTTCCAAGATGAATTGAGAGATTTACTTGCCGACGGGTGGATTGTGGAAATGGGAGAGATGGGTTACTTCTCCGTATCCCTGCAGGGACCTCCTGTAATGAATAAAAAGGACGTGCATGCACAGTCCATCAAATTAAAAAACATCAATTACCGTCCGAGTAGCCGGTTCAAAAAAGAAGTGCATTGGAAAATAAAGCCGGAACGCGGTGAATCCTTTACCCGTCCCAACAGGGAAGAACGCGATGCAGAGAAATGCCTAAAAATAATCAACAGCCATCTGGCAAAATACCCCTGCCTCACCCGTGCCGACTACTGCCGGCTGACAGGATGCAGTAAGAAACTTGCCCTGAAAGAACTGAATGGCTTTATTGCCGACGGGCTTTTGATACGCTACGGAGCGGGAAAGCAGGTGGTTTACGGAAAGGTACAACAATAG